In Oncorhynchus mykiss isolate Arlee chromosome 32, USDA_OmykA_1.1, whole genome shotgun sequence, the DNA window GTGTATCCATTGCATGATAAGTTCACATACAATACCATCACATGCTTACCAATTGCGTTCAACTTAACTGCTATTAAAGACTAAAATACAACCGATTATTGTTAAATGTTAACCAAACCATTGTCACTTTTTTCCTCAGATATAGCCTGGTCGAAGATCCTCCTCTTCACAAACAATTTCTGAATTCGGTGAAGAAGCTCCCCACTGTTTATGACCTCAAGTCTAAGCCGGCCTATAGAAACCTGATAGACACATACGGCACTCATTTCACCTCTCAAGTCAACCTGGGAGGGAAAGTGAGTGCTGTAACTTCCATCAAGTCTTGTCAGGCGACTATGAACGGAGTGACAGTCACTGCAGTGAAGGACTGTCTCGATGTCGAGGCCTCCTTGTCATATCAATTCAGCGCTAGTTTGGCCGCCGAGCTTCACTACTGTAATGAACTAAAGAAGAAACTTGGCACCAACCGAAGTTTCAGCAGCATGTTCAGTGACCGCCACTCAGAAATTAAAGGAGGGGTTCTAAATGGAGGCGACCTGCTGTTCTCAGGTGCGTTGGACGCAAACGCCTACAAagagtggctggagtccttgAAAACGATCCCTGACGTGGTGCACTACTTCCTTAAGCCCCTTCACTTCCTGTTGAAAAGTAGACATCCTGCTCAACCTGGGCTGAAGAAAGCAGTGGAGGAGTACATCCTTGAAAACGCCCTGATCAAGAAATGCTCAGAGTCCTGTCAGATAGGTACGAGGACCAGCAAAAGGGATCACTGTGCCTGTGTCTGCCACAGTGATCAGAGCATCAAGTCCAACTGTTGCCCTGCTGGGAAAGGCCTGGCCAGGCTGCAAGTCTATGGTTTGAGAGCAAAGGGACTTTACGGGGACATTTCAACCGAAACGGATGGTTTTGTTGAGATCTCATATGATAAACAAGTCAAACTCACTGAAGTGATCAAAGACGACGACAATCCCGTTTGGCCAGAGAGCTTTGAATTCAGACCCATCCATATCAACTTTGACACCAAACTCACTTTCAAGGTGTATGACACAGACAGAGTTGTTTGGAACAAAGATGTCCTGGGTGAATGTTCCTTTGATCTGCGTAGAGGAAATGTGAGTGACGTCTGTGTGTTCAAATATGGCACATTCTTCTTCTCCTACACAGTGCAATGTGCTCCCAGCCTTGGAGGCTCACGCTGTGAAGAGTACATCCCCTCTCCTATGAGCGCCTCCCTGGCAAAAGTCTTCCATTCCAGAAATGGCATGCTGGCTGGGGAGAATTGGCGACTTGAGTTGGGCAGGAATCACACCAATGATGCGGTTGACAAGGTTGGCTTAAAGAGATGTCATGGTGAATAAGGCATGAGGTGAGCGACGAGTTGGTGACTGCTTCGCATTGCATAGTTCAGCATTTCAGATGGTCCCTTTGGCCACAGGCAGGATCATGGTTAGATGATTCATGTGAAATTAAACTAGTGAAATGTGTCATGTGTTTCTGTTCAATCTGTAACATTGATAGTATGAGGAATTACTTTGCACTGGTTTCTTTTTTGCATTAAAGCACTGAGAAAGACAAAATATAATGTTTTAGCTTTTTCTTTGTTCAAAGTACAATATAATTATAATTGCATTGGATTTGCTTTACAATTTTGACGTGACAGATATTGTGAAAATGTTTTTAGCAGCTCATCTTGTATTAGTTGTATCATCTTGTACCAAAATATCATTCCCAATAATTACATCTCAGGCTTTTGCTATAGATTGTTTGTTATCATGCTGAGCTTATCAGATATTAAAAACAATGAAAGATGTGGATATGTAAGTCATGACAAACCAGtcttgctatatatatatatatatttaaacgtatctctaaccactagaatgtCATGGTATTTTTTTGAAAATAGTGTAAC includes these proteins:
- the LOC110488267 gene encoding perforin-1 isoform X1, coding for MKVMKELCLLLLICWAGTLQCLAGSLRGKIPGKPQECEQAEFVPGYNLAGEGFDIVKMQRKGSYVIDMENWEREGDTCELAVNFYLGGIKQKLPAAMANWRALTDCKREVSSSIYESSESLINTTTSAVTNNWKLGLDLEIPEVKFKTIIGGTDSREATYAIAKSKQDRYSFTRHEVHCSIYRYSLVEDPPLHKQFLNSVKKLPTVYDLKSKPAYRNLIDTYGTHFTSQVNLGGKVSAVTSIKSCQATMNGVTVTAVKDCLDVEASLSYQFSASLAAELHYCNELKKKLGTNRSFSSMFSDRHSEIKGGVLNGGDLLFSGALDANAYKEWLESLKTIPDVVHYFLKPLHFLLKSRHPAQPGLKKAVEEYILENALIKKCSESCQIGTRTSKRDHCACVCHSDQSIKSNCCPAGKGLARLQVYGLRAKGLYGDISTETDGFVEISYDKQVKLTEVIKDDDNPVWPESFEFRPIHINFDTKLTFKVYDTDRVVWNKDVLGECSFDLRRGNVSDVCVFKYGTFFFSYTVQCAPSLGGSRCEEYIPSPMSASLAKVFHSRNGMLAGENWRLELGRNHTNDAVDKVGLKRCHGE
- the LOC110488267 gene encoding perforin-1 isoform X2, whose protein sequence is MVMKELCLLLLICWAGTLQCLAGSLRGKIPGKPQECEQAEFVPGYNLAGEGFDIVKMQRKGSYVIDMENWEREGDTCELAVNFYLGGIKQKLPAAMANWRALTDCKREVSSSIYESSESLINTTTSAVTNNWKLGLDLEIPEVKFKTIIGGTDSREATYAIAKSKQDRYSFTRHEVHCSIYRYSLVEDPPLHKQFLNSVKKLPTVYDLKSKPAYRNLIDTYGTHFTSQVNLGGKVSAVTSIKSCQATMNGVTVTAVKDCLDVEASLSYQFSASLAAELHYCNELKKKLGTNRSFSSMFSDRHSEIKGGVLNGGDLLFSGALDANAYKEWLESLKTIPDVVHYFLKPLHFLLKSRHPAQPGLKKAVEEYILENALIKKCSESCQIGTRTSKRDHCACVCHSDQSIKSNCCPAGKGLARLQVYGLRAKGLYGDISTETDGFVEISYDKQVKLTEVIKDDDNPVWPESFEFRPIHINFDTKLTFKVYDTDRVVWNKDVLGECSFDLRRGNVSDVCVFKYGTFFFSYTVQCAPSLGGSRCEEYIPSPMSASLAKVFHSRNGMLAGENWRLELGRNHTNDAVDKVGLKRCHGE